CGGGCCTGCGAAATGTTCTCGTGACCGGGCCCTACTTCCACGACGGGTCGATGCAAACGCTGTGGGATGTAATGGATCATTACAACAAGGGTGATGGGATCACTAACCCCTGGCTCGACAAGGACATGCAGCCGTTGGCGCTGACGGAGCCGGAGATCGATGACGTGGTAGCGTTTCTTGCCTCACTGACAAGCCAGCAATACAAGGTAATCGCGGACCAGGAATATGCACGGCAACTCGCTCTATCCAAAGTGAGCCGCCCTCAGCGGGATGCGGCGCGGGCTTTCGGCCCGAAGCCGAAGCAGCCTGAGCCGCCCCCCTTCTAAATGTATTCGGCTGGCTTGCAGTGACCCTTGCGCGACGGGGCTAAACCACCGCGCAAGAGCCCTCTCATGTGCAGATGCTATGAGTGGAGTGAGCTGCGCTCAATCTGTTGCGCTTTTGCTGGATACCTCGGTGAGCCTTCTTGAATGTGAGATCGCATAGGAGGAGGAGCGGAAGCTCAGGATCGGATCATTGGTTGGTTCGATACCATCGGCCATCAGCATGGGATCGAAATTGATGTTGTAGGCTCCCGATATCTGATCCGGCGACGAGGAGGTCAGCGTCAACGTACCTGCCCTGATCTCACGCCTCTCTGACGGCCAGAGAATTGTCGGATCGTCTTCCGGATCGCCGGGTTCGCCGATCGTCACAATCATGTGCCAACGAACGGGGCCTTGCTCCAAGCGAACACGAAAGGCCTCATCGAGAAAATCATGCGGCTTCCGCGCCAGCTGTGCGTCCGTCAGCGTCTTCTCGCCGTCTTCCGGCATGAAGCGCCAGCGCACGTTCGTTGACCGTTCATTGTGGTCGATGAAGCGGAAGGTATGTATCCCATAGAAAGCAGTATTGGCGTAGCTCGCGGGAGGATTGTTCGTCTCCAGGAAATGAAACTGCGCGGCTTGGTCGGGATGCTGTTTCATGAAGGCAGCAAGCTTGCCGGGATCGGCTTTGCCCGTGTGCACGTCCTTGGCGAGCGCCAGGAACTTGTCGAGAAAGGTGGACGGCGTTCTTGCGAAGAACATCGGGGTATGAATCATCGTCATGTGCTGCAAGGCTCCGCCCTTGAGCCGAAATTCGAGCCCGATCCCACGCGGGCTGCGCTCGGAATCGGATGCTGACGGATCGCCCCCGGCGGTCGAGAACCTGCCGATCACCTCGATCCTGTCCCCGGCAAACAGCCCCGACCGCGAGAGATCTGCAGCCTCCTTGGTCCCGACGAAGTAGCCGACGGCACCCAATCCCTTCGTATGATTTCGCCTTTTGCCTTCGTGCCGACCGTACGCTCCCTCCAGCGCGTCGTTCACGGCCACAGCAGTAAGCTCCTCTCCGCCCTCAGCCGCGACCGGCAACGGGGCCTCGCCGGCACTTGCCTGACGCGGTTGGAGGGCATTTACGACAGATCCAAGAGAAAGCCCGCCAACGCCGGCGAGTAAGCTTCTACGCGAGGTAAACATTGTTCGTCACTCCATGGTGTGTGATTGAGATTGGCTTGATGAGCCCACCGTGCGTGGTCTCCACAGGTGGTTGTTGCGGTGTGACGCGTGGAGACGCGTCCTATTCCATCGCGTCGCGCGAGATTCTCGATCAGCGAAACGCAACTCTGAAAAAACGTAGTGATCGCAAACGCGCGGCTTGATCACATGCCCGTTAGCGCAGGATTATTCGTTCGCCGCACGTACAGATTGGAGTTGATCAAACAGAGTGGCCAACACGAGGAAGAAGAGGGTATGAGCTAGCGCGCACCAAGCCATCCCAGCCAACGTGAAGGCCAATCCCTACCGCTCCCACTCCGCGGTGGAGTTCAAACGGACAACGCGATCGAGCAAGGAGCCGCGGACCATGTTCGTGATCCGCCCTCAGGTGGCGCTACCCAGCGCAGAGTATCAGGCATCCGGGGAAAAACGCGACCTTAGATGGGTCTGCCGCCTGCATATTTTCTATCGGCACGCGGATTGCGGAATCGAACGGTTGAATAGCGCCGCATCACCCAGCTTGCAATCGGCCAAGTTCGTTATCCGATAAGTCGCTTGCGAAGTCGGTTCCCCAACGGGCGTCTCGTGCCTTTTTCGGAATCTTGAAATGAAATTTAATTGGGCTGGCTCGTTGGTAGCTTACATGGCCGTCAATTCACCCGAGCATTCGGATAGTCCCAATATGAAGCTCGTTTCCGACGACGAAGGCAGTGCAGTTTGGCAATTCTCGACGGAGCGCCGTGCGCGCCGAAAAAGCGGGGCCTTTTTCGAAAGAGCCGCCGGGCAGAAATTGCCCAGTCGTCGCGATCCATCCTTTCGTGACTGCAAGTAATCCCAAATATCCGGCTGTCTCGCGCGATCAGCCACGATCCGCGCGATTGGTAAGTTTCGCTGTGCGACCTACCTCGATGGTGTCATGTCCCGATAAACGAAAATAGGCCGCTCGAATGTGGATCGTTCAAATCGCGCTGAGGCGCCCTTACACATTTATTGTGCTGGCGGTCGTCATCGCGATTTCCGGCTCGCTCGCGGCGCTGCGTACACCGATCGATATATTCCCAAGCATCGACATTCCCGTCGTCAGCGTCGTCTGGACATACAACGGGATTCCGCCAAAGGACATGGCCGATCGGGTCATCTACTACTACGAACGTCAGCTGACAGCGCAAGTCAGCAACATCGAGCACATCGAGTCGCAATCGCTCAACGGCTACGGGACCGTCAAGATTTACTTCCAGAAAGGTGTCAACATCGGGTCAGCGCTTGCGCAAGTGTCGTCCGCCGCACAGACCGTTCTCAAGCTGTTGCCGGCCGGCACCACCCCACCCTATGTGCTCAGTTACAACGCGTCGAGCGTTCCGATCCTTCAATTGGCCCTATCGAGCAAGAAACTGCCCGAAGACAAGCTCTTCGACCTCGGGCAGAATTCCATTCGGCCGCAACTCGCGACTGTCAAAGGCGCCGCCCTGCCGTCACCATACGGCGGAAAAATCCTCCAGGCGCAGGTCGACCTCGATCAGCAGGCGATGCAGGCCAATCATGTGTCGGCCGACGACGTGGTCAACGCCATCTCGGCACAAAATCTCGTGCTTCCCGCCGGCACGGAGAAGATCGGCAAGTTCGAGTGGAGCGTGGCGCTGAATTCCAGCCCGACGATCGTGGACCGGATCAACGATCTCCCGGTGAAGAAGGTCAACGGCACGGTTATCTACGTTCGCGACGTGGCGTATGCTCATGAGGGCTCGCCGCCGCAAACGAACCTCGTTACCATCAACGGCGCACGGGCCGTGCTGATGTCGATCCTGAGCGCAGGTGGCGCGTCGACCCTCGACATCATCTCCGGAGTCAAGGCGCAGCTGCCCAGGATCATGGCTGGGTTGCCGGC
This genomic interval from Bradyrhizobium sp. NP1 contains the following:
- a CDS encoding catalase family peroxidase; its protein translation is MNDALEGAYGRHEGKRRNHTKGLGAVGYFVGTKEAADLSRSGLFAGDRIEVIGRFSTAGGDPSASDSERSPRGIGLEFRLKGGALQHMTMIHTPMFFARTPSTFLDKFLALAKDVHTGKADPGKLAAFMKQHPDQAAQFHFLETNNPPASYANTAFYGIHTFRFIDHNERSTNVRWRFMPEDGEKTLTDAQLARKPHDFLDEAFRVRLEQGPVRWHMIVTIGEPGDPEDDPTILWPSERREIRAGTLTLTSSSPDQISGAYNINFDPMLMADGIEPTNDPILSFRSSSYAISHSRRLTEVSSKSATD